One window of the Nocardia huaxiensis genome contains the following:
- a CDS encoding LLM class flavin-dependent oxidoreductase, translated as MSTAPQAIPYSILDRSRVRQDQAYPEALRETVEFGQLAEQWGYHRFWVSEHHSVPGVAGSAPTVLAAGVAAATRHIRVGTGGVMLPNHQPLVVAEQFGVLESLYPGRIDMGLGRSVGFTDGVRRALGHDKRDAEDFDAQLSELLDFVTKGRSGVHAWPAEGLHIPAYLLATGSGAARAARFGLPLVIAAFPTEAAMIESITRYRNDFRPSAWSAAPYVIVSSSVVVADTVAESRRLLMPEAWSAAYSRTQGEFPPLLPPERIEALTMTDRQRRIFDESMRGHIHGPEEVVLPALESLVDRTGADEILVHTSTYDRAARLDSHRRLAEALNLAGADAIGDAIPAAPQRR; from the coding sequence ATGAGCACGGCACCGCAGGCGATCCCCTACTCCATCCTCGACCGGTCACGCGTGCGACAGGATCAGGCGTATCCCGAAGCCCTGCGCGAAACCGTCGAGTTCGGGCAGCTCGCCGAACAGTGGGGGTATCACCGCTTCTGGGTGTCCGAGCATCACAGCGTCCCGGGCGTGGCAGGGTCCGCGCCGACGGTGCTGGCCGCGGGCGTCGCCGCCGCGACCCGGCATATTCGGGTGGGCACCGGCGGGGTGATGCTGCCGAATCATCAGCCGCTGGTGGTGGCCGAACAGTTCGGGGTGCTGGAGTCGCTGTATCCGGGGCGCATCGACATGGGTCTGGGGCGTTCGGTCGGATTCACCGACGGGGTGCGCCGTGCGCTCGGACATGACAAGCGCGACGCCGAGGATTTCGACGCGCAGTTGAGCGAACTGCTCGACTTCGTCACCAAGGGCCGCAGCGGCGTACACGCCTGGCCCGCCGAGGGATTGCACATTCCGGCCTACCTGCTGGCCACCGGTTCCGGTGCGGCGCGCGCGGCCCGCTTCGGACTGCCGCTGGTGATCGCGGCCTTCCCGACCGAGGCCGCCATGATCGAGTCGATCACCCGGTACCGCAACGACTTCCGGCCCAGCGCCTGGTCGGCCGCACCGTACGTGATCGTCTCCAGCTCGGTGGTCGTCGCCGACACCGTGGCGGAGTCGCGCCGGCTGCTCATGCCGGAAGCGTGGTCCGCCGCGTACTCCCGCACCCAGGGTGAGTTCCCGCCGCTGCTCCCACCCGAGCGCATCGAGGCTCTGACGATGACCGACCGTCAGCGCCGGATCTTCGATGAGTCCATGCGCGGCCACATCCACGGTCCGGAGGAGGTGGTCCTGCCCGCACTCGAATCGCTGGTGGATCGCACCGGTGCCGACGAAATCCTGGTCCACACCAGCACGTACGACCGCGCGGCCCGCCTCGACTCGCACCGCCGACTGGCCGAGGCGCTCAACCTGGCCGGCGCCGATGCCATTGGAGACGCGATTCCAGCTGCGCCGCAACGGAGATGA
- a CDS encoding catalase, translating to MSTDRDPKQEQLQAHRVDREHGRLTTQQGVRVDDTDNALRIGERGPTLLEDFHAREKITHFDHERIPERVVHARGAGAYGYFQPYDGRLSAHTVAQFLIDPQVRTPVFVRFSTVAGSRGSADTVRDVRGFATKFYTAQGNYDLVGNNFPVFFIQDGIKFPDFVHAVKPEPHNEIPQAASAHDTLWDFVAMQPETLHAILWLMSDRALPRSYRMMQGFGVHTFRLVNAGGRSTFVKFHWTPKLGVHSLIWDECQQIAGRDPDFNRRDLWESIEAGQYPEWELGVQLIPEEREHDFDFDLLDATKIVPEEQVPVQPVGRLVLDRNPENFFAETEQVAFHTANLVPGIDFSDDPLLQLRNFSYLDTQLIRLGGPNFAQLPVNRPVAEVRNHQQDGYGQHAIPQGRASYTVNSLGGGCPALGDGGFRHYPQTVSGTAVRKRAESFADHYRQPRMFWRSMSAPEADHIVDAFGFELGKVETPAIRAHVLEHLVRVDPVLATRVAAKLGMPPPNPPGEPEQVPVSPALSQLAMPVDSIATRKIAILTEDGVDAPGVERLRALFMERDAVPEVLAPHGGQVRGADGGDLTVDRALPTTASVLYDAVVVAGGDEAAKALSGNGFVLHFLLEAYKHGKPIGALGGGAAVLRGVRLADDIPPYGQLAEADGVVLAGSDGGDTLEEFTTTFAELLARHRIWQRATAHVPA from the coding sequence ATGAGCACGGACCGCGATCCCAAACAGGAACAGCTGCAAGCCCACCGGGTCGACCGTGAACACGGCCGGCTCACCACCCAGCAGGGCGTCCGAGTCGACGACACCGACAATGCGCTGCGCATAGGGGAGCGGGGGCCGACCCTGCTGGAGGATTTCCATGCGCGCGAGAAGATCACGCATTTCGATCATGAGCGGATACCGGAGCGGGTGGTGCACGCGCGCGGGGCCGGGGCCTACGGGTATTTCCAGCCCTATGACGGCCGGCTGTCGGCGCACACCGTCGCGCAATTCCTGATCGATCCCCAGGTGCGGACGCCGGTGTTCGTGCGCTTCTCCACCGTGGCCGGATCGCGCGGCTCGGCGGACACCGTGCGCGACGTGCGCGGATTCGCCACCAAATTCTATACAGCACAGGGAAATTACGATCTGGTCGGCAACAACTTCCCGGTCTTCTTCATTCAGGACGGCATCAAGTTCCCGGACTTCGTGCACGCGGTGAAACCCGAGCCGCACAATGAGATTCCACAGGCGGCGTCGGCACACGACACCCTGTGGGATTTCGTGGCCATGCAGCCGGAGACGCTGCACGCCATTCTGTGGCTCATGTCGGATCGAGCGCTGCCGCGCAGCTACCGCATGATGCAGGGGTTCGGGGTGCACACCTTCCGGCTCGTGAATGCCGGGGGCCGAAGCACATTCGTCAAATTCCACTGGACGCCGAAGCTGGGGGTGCACTCGCTGATCTGGGACGAATGCCAGCAGATCGCCGGGCGCGACCCGGATTTCAACCGGCGTGATCTGTGGGAGAGCATCGAGGCCGGGCAGTATCCGGAGTGGGAGCTCGGGGTGCAGCTGATTCCGGAGGAACGCGAACACGACTTCGACTTCGACCTGCTGGACGCCACGAAAATCGTCCCCGAGGAACAGGTTCCGGTGCAGCCGGTGGGTCGGCTGGTGCTCGACCGCAATCCCGAAAACTTCTTCGCCGAGACCGAGCAGGTCGCCTTCCACACCGCGAATCTGGTGCCGGGCATCGACTTCTCCGACGATCCGCTGCTGCAACTGCGCAATTTCTCCTATCTCGACACCCAGCTGATTCGGCTGGGTGGGCCGAATTTCGCCCAGCTGCCGGTGAATCGGCCGGTCGCCGAGGTGCGCAACCATCAGCAGGACGGGTACGGGCAGCACGCGATTCCGCAGGGGCGGGCGAGTTACACGGTCAACAGCCTCGGCGGTGGCTGCCCCGCACTCGGCGACGGCGGCTTCCGGCACTATCCGCAAACGGTGTCCGGCACCGCCGTTCGCAAACGGGCCGAGAGTTTCGCCGACCACTATCGGCAGCCGCGCATGTTCTGGCGCAGCATGTCCGCACCCGAGGCCGACCATATCGTCGACGCCTTCGGCTTCGAACTCGGCAAGGTCGAGACGCCCGCCATTCGCGCCCACGTGCTCGAGCATCTGGTGCGGGTGGATCCGGTGCTGGCCACCCGGGTCGCGGCGAAACTCGGTATGCCGCCGCCGAATCCGCCCGGAGAACCCGAGCAGGTGCCGGTCTCCCCGGCGCTGTCACAGCTGGCGATGCCGGTGGATTCGATCGCGACCCGCAAGATCGCCATTCTGACCGAGGACGGGGTGGACGCGCCCGGTGTCGAACGCCTGCGCGCGTTGTTCATGGAGCGCGATGCGGTGCCGGAGGTACTCGCACCGCACGGTGGGCAGGTGCGCGGCGCCGATGGCGGCGATCTGACGGTGGACCGCGCCCTGCCCACCACCGCCTCGGTGCTCTACGACGCCGTCGTCGTCGCGGGCGGGGACGAGGCCGCGAAAGCCTTGTCCGGCAACGGGTTCGTGCTGCACTTCCTGTTGGAGGCGTACAAGCACGGCAAGCCGATCGGGGCGCTGGGCGGCGGAGCCGCCGTGCTGCGCGGCGTGCGTCTCGCCGATGACATCCCGCCGTACGGGCAGCTCGCCGAAGCGGACGGGGTGGTGCTGGCCGGATCCGACGGCGGCGACACCCTGGAGGAATTCACCACGACCTTCGCCGAACTGCTTGCCCGCCACCGCATCTGGCAGCGTGCCACCGCTCACGTGCCCGCCTGA
- a CDS encoding phosphoribosyltransferase family protein: MIEAMVRTDSGARPDDVEFMRFPGGEWFVKPGSEFDPRAERFAVVRGGFPDDLLALGMWADLVRHHGHAARVLMPYTPAARTDRDVPCGAKVYAAVIGAFADELIYADIHSELAKQQLTGIKTAEIPLGTLVSAAVPADYDLVVAPDKGAAGRAAEVAAALGGLPVGHGRKRRDPATGKLGGFEFDPALVAGRRALVVDDVCDGGGTFAGLAAAGEFSAAERVDLWVTHGVFSGGPRLAANLAPFARIYTTDSHPGARAAARHFDLISVTDIVEHALTQGIL; this comes from the coding sequence ATGATCGAAGCGATGGTGCGAACCGACTCTGGGGCCCGGCCCGATGATGTCGAGTTCATGCGCTTCCCGGGTGGGGAGTGGTTCGTGAAGCCGGGATCGGAGTTCGACCCGCGCGCCGAGCGCTTCGCGGTGGTGCGCGGCGGATTCCCGGACGACCTGCTGGCCCTGGGTATGTGGGCCGATCTGGTTCGCCATCACGGACACGCGGCACGGGTGCTCATGCCCTACACTCCGGCCGCCCGGACCGATCGTGATGTGCCCTGTGGCGCAAAGGTTTACGCGGCAGTCATCGGGGCCTTCGCCGACGAGCTGATCTACGCCGATATCCATTCCGAGCTCGCGAAGCAGCAGCTGACCGGGATCAAGACGGCCGAAATCCCGCTCGGCACTCTGGTTTCCGCTGCCGTACCGGCCGATTACGACCTGGTCGTCGCCCCCGACAAAGGCGCGGCCGGCCGGGCGGCCGAGGTTGCCGCGGCGCTGGGCGGGCTGCCGGTGGGCCACGGCCGCAAGCGGCGCGACCCCGCGACCGGGAAGCTGGGCGGTTTCGAGTTCGACCCCGCGCTGGTCGCCGGTCGGCGCGCCCTCGTGGTCGACGATGTGTGCGACGGCGGCGGCACCTTCGCCGGATTGGCTGCGGCAGGCGAATTTTCGGCCGCCGAACGGGTGGACCTGTGGGTCACCCACGGTGTCTTCTCCGGCGGCCCCCGCCTGGCCGCCAATCTCGCGCCCTTCGCGCGGATCTACACCACCGACTCCCATCCCGGCGCGCGGGCCGCCGCCCGCCACTTCGACCTGATCTCCGTGACCGACATCGTCGAACACGCTCTCACACAAGGAATCCTGTGA
- a CDS encoding amidase, translating to MTVEQPKIAHLGLGEIRRALIGRRITATQLVAETLERIEAAQATLNAFRRIRRDAALIEARESDRRIAAGATAPLLGVPIAIKDDVDIAGEPTAFGCGGELPAKSEDSEVVRRLRGAGAIVVGKTNTPELGEWPFTHGDAFGHTRNPWQLEHTPGGSSGGSAAAVAAGLVPAALGSDTGGSIRIPAAWTNLVGIKPSRGRVPAPPVDAYGLTVIGPLARTVSDAALVLDVLADSGETFSAAATHDPGSRRIALSLAIPYTPFPATLSPPVRTAVQAVAEALRDLGHRVTAADPAYDPRLILCWGTRSGRGIAEAFDSLGPGARIDAHTRWNVRMGRPGALAARVAQQRVEPILARRIGRIFDEVDLILAPTTATPPPAIDVIDSASTFTAYRAAIATSPYNFPWNTLGWPSIAVPAGFTADGLPLGAQLMGGPDSEALLISVAAQLESRLQWHRRRPG from the coding sequence ATGACAGTCGAACAACCCAAGATCGCCCACCTCGGCCTCGGCGAGATCCGACGAGCCCTCATCGGCAGGCGGATCACCGCCACCCAGCTGGTGGCCGAGACGCTCGAAAGGATCGAAGCCGCCCAGGCCACCCTCAATGCGTTCCGGCGCATCCGCCGCGACGCCGCCCTGATCGAGGCGCGCGAGTCCGATCGGCGCATCGCCGCCGGTGCGACCGCTCCCCTGCTGGGCGTTCCCATCGCCATCAAGGACGATGTCGATATCGCCGGTGAGCCAACGGCATTCGGCTGTGGCGGCGAACTGCCGGCCAAGTCGGAGGATTCCGAGGTGGTGCGCAGGCTCCGGGGCGCGGGCGCCATTGTGGTGGGCAAGACCAACACGCCCGAACTCGGCGAGTGGCCGTTCACGCACGGAGATGCCTTCGGGCACACCAGGAATCCGTGGCAGCTCGAGCACACCCCGGGCGGCTCCTCCGGCGGGAGCGCGGCGGCCGTCGCGGCGGGTCTCGTGCCCGCCGCGCTCGGCTCGGACACCGGCGGCTCCATTCGCATCCCGGCCGCCTGGACCAATCTGGTGGGTATCAAGCCTTCTCGCGGCCGGGTGCCCGCGCCTCCGGTCGATGCGTACGGGCTGACCGTCATCGGCCCGCTGGCGCGCACGGTGTCCGATGCCGCTCTCGTCCTGGATGTGCTCGCCGACTCCGGCGAAACCTTCTCCGCCGCAGCCACTCACGATCCCGGATCGCGGCGGATCGCGCTGTCGCTGGCCATCCCGTACACGCCATTCCCGGCGACGCTGTCCCCGCCGGTCCGCACCGCGGTGCAAGCCGTGGCCGAGGCGCTGCGCGACCTCGGGCACCGGGTCACGGCCGCCGATCCCGCCTACGATCCGCGCCTGATCCTGTGCTGGGGCACGCGCTCGGGGCGAGGCATCGCGGAGGCTTTCGACAGTCTCGGGCCCGGAGCCCGCATCGACGCCCACACCCGCTGGAATGTGCGTATGGGCCGCCCGGGAGCACTCGCCGCCCGGGTCGCTCAGCAGCGGGTGGAACCGATCCTGGCGCGGCGCATCGGGCGCATCTTCGACGAGGTGGATCTGATTCTCGCCCCCACCACCGCGACTCCCCCGCCGGCGATCGATGTCATCGACAGCGCAAGCACTTTCACCGCCTATCGCGCGGCCATCGCGACCAGTCCCTACAACTTCCCGTGGAATACCCTGGGCTGGCCCAGCATCGCCGTCCCCGCCGGATTCACCGCCGACGGACTACCTCTCGGCGCTCAGCTCATGGGCGGACCCGACAGCGAAGCGCTGCTCATCTCCGTTGCGGCGCAGCTGGAATCGCGTCTCCAATGGCATCGGCGCCGGCCAGGTTGA
- a CDS encoding KamA family radical SAM protein produces the protein MAPVSSRPRFYHAAHLDALTARAGLSARERLRTRAAATVLPFHVNDYVIDELIDWDSAPDDPIYRLVFPLPELLPAEYTELLVRLLRRNASTDEIHSAAKAILHKLDPYPIGRPDSNIPMLNGERLHGIAHRYPETVLFCPSQGRKNSARDIDRLTTYLRAHPAVTDVLLTGGDPMALSADSLSRCVIPLLTAPGLGHIESIRIATRSLAHWPARFLSAPDTGELLRLFDRIVDSGRNLAILARFTHPRELRTDLAAQAVRQLLGTGASIRTQGPIVHSVNDSPEIWAEMWRTQTRMGMVPYYAFVERETGPREYFEVPLVRAHQIFTTAYRAVSGLCRTVRGPVMSTGPGKVVLDGIPRIHGHRYLSLRLLQCRDPDLVNLPFLAQYDQAARWLDDLRPALGTAHQPPWPLLLGTQISPPRNNPAASW, from the coding sequence ATGGCACCGGTCAGCTCCCGTCCCCGCTTCTATCACGCGGCACACCTGGACGCCCTCACCGCCCGGGCCGGACTCTCGGCCCGGGAACGGCTGAGAACCCGGGCCGCCGCGACCGTACTCCCCTTCCACGTCAACGACTACGTGATCGACGAGCTCATCGACTGGGATTCCGCCCCGGACGATCCCATCTACCGGCTCGTCTTCCCACTGCCCGAGCTGCTGCCGGCCGAGTACACCGAACTGCTCGTCCGGCTGCTGCGGCGCAATGCGTCCACCGATGAGATCCACAGCGCCGCAAAGGCAATCCTGCACAAGCTCGACCCGTACCCGATCGGCCGGCCGGATTCGAACATCCCCATGCTGAATGGTGAACGCCTGCACGGGATCGCACACCGATACCCCGAGACCGTGCTGTTCTGCCCGAGCCAGGGCCGCAAGAACTCCGCCCGCGACATCGACCGGCTCACCACCTACCTGCGCGCCCACCCGGCCGTCACCGATGTGCTGCTCACCGGCGGCGACCCCATGGCCCTGTCGGCGGACTCCCTGTCCCGCTGCGTGATTCCGCTGCTGACGGCCCCCGGACTCGGCCACATCGAGTCGATCCGCATCGCCACCCGCTCGCTGGCCCACTGGCCCGCCCGCTTCCTCTCCGCCCCCGATACCGGCGAGCTGCTACGACTGTTCGATCGCATCGTGGACAGCGGCCGGAATCTGGCCATCCTGGCCCGCTTCACCCATCCCCGCGAACTGCGCACCGACCTGGCCGCCCAGGCCGTCCGCCAGCTCCTCGGCACCGGTGCGAGCATCCGCACCCAGGGCCCGATCGTCCACTCGGTCAACGACTCTCCCGAGATCTGGGCCGAAATGTGGCGCACCCAAACCCGAATGGGCATGGTGCCCTACTACGCCTTCGTCGAACGCGAGACCGGTCCGCGCGAATACTTCGAGGTCCCGCTCGTGCGCGCACACCAGATCTTCACCACCGCCTACCGCGCGGTCTCCGGCCTCTGCCGCACCGTGCGCGGCCCGGTCATGTCCACCGGGCCCGGCAAGGTCGTGCTGGACGGCATCCCCCGCATCCACGGCCACCGCTACCTGTCGTTGCGCCTGCTGCAATGCCGGGACCCGGACCTGGTGAACCTGCCGTTCCTGGCCCAATACGACCAGGCCGCGCGTTGGCTCGACGATCTGAGACCCGCATTGGGCACCGCGCATCAGCCGCCCTGGCCCCTGCTGCTCGGCACACAGATCTCACCCCCGCGTAACAATCCGGCCGCATCGTGGTGA
- a CDS encoding TetR/AcrR family transcriptional regulator yields the protein MTKSAYHHGDLRATLLHAAAEQVAAEGVDSISLRALAQRAGVSHAAPAHHFGNRQGLLTELAIEGHGLLADELRSAAGDFREVAVAYIRFARRYPGHFDVMFRRELLRADDERLAAARELSGRELRSGVSELGVSTQGERAARLAAWSLVHGFASLWREGALEGSELGGADPEELARGMLAAVELNAG from the coding sequence ATGACCAAGAGCGCGTATCACCACGGGGATCTGCGAGCCACGCTGCTGCACGCCGCGGCCGAACAGGTGGCCGCCGAGGGCGTGGACTCGATCTCGCTGCGGGCGCTGGCGCAGCGCGCGGGGGTCTCGCACGCGGCGCCCGCGCACCACTTCGGGAACCGGCAGGGGCTGCTCACCGAGCTCGCCATCGAGGGGCACGGGCTGCTCGCCGACGAACTACGCTCCGCCGCAGGCGATTTCCGAGAGGTCGCGGTCGCCTACATTCGATTCGCGCGGCGCTATCCCGGACACTTCGATGTCATGTTCCGGCGGGAGCTGCTGCGCGCCGACGACGAACGGCTGGCGGCCGCGCGAGAGCTGTCGGGGCGCGAATTGCGCAGCGGTGTCAGCGAACTCGGTGTTTCCACGCAGGGTGAACGCGCGGCTCGGCTGGCCGCCTGGTCGCTGGTGCACGGGTTCGCGTCACTGTGGCGCGAGGGCGCGCTGGAAGGCTCCGAGCTGGGTGGCGCGGATCCGGAAGAGCTCGCGCGCGGCATGCTCGCCGCGGTGGAGCTCAACGCAGGCTGA
- a CDS encoding DoxX family protein produces MAPLIVLLVVTGSTRLAGWLGLTDWLDSWPHAARLGLAAMFLLTASAHFLQPRRNALIAMLPPRLPAPAALVTLTGVLETAGAVGLLIPFFAPAAALCLAVLMVVMFPANVHAARSGQGIKTMPLPLRTVVQIVFIGTCVLAAF; encoded by the coding sequence ATGGCACCGCTCATCGTTCTCCTCGTCGTCACCGGCTCGACCCGCCTCGCAGGGTGGCTCGGACTCACCGACTGGCTGGATTCCTGGCCGCACGCCGCCCGCCTCGGCCTGGCCGCCATGTTCCTGCTCACGGCCAGTGCGCACTTCCTGCAGCCGCGCCGCAATGCCCTCATCGCCATGCTGCCGCCGCGGCTGCCCGCACCCGCCGCCCTGGTCACGCTCACCGGCGTACTCGAAACAGCCGGAGCGGTCGGCCTTTTGATCCCGTTCTTCGCACCCGCGGCCGCCCTCTGCCTGGCGGTCCTGATGGTGGTCATGTTCCCGGCCAATGTGCACGCCGCCCGCTCGGGTCAGGGCATCAAGACCATGCCGCTACCGTTGCGCACCGTCGTCCAAATCGTGTTCATCGGGACCTGTGTCCTGGCGGCATTCTGA
- a CDS encoding nicotinate phosphoribosyltransferase, which translates to MFRNIVDPLFLTDAYKLDHRRQYPPGTTRVYSNLTHRASRIPGVGQVVHFGLQAFIQDVLTDAFGRFFAADVEQVCAEYERRVTAVVGPNVIGSAHIRALHALGYLPLSIRSLPEGTAVPIKVPVLTVENTHPDFFWLTNYIETALSAAVWQPSTSATTAWRLRRLLEERARATGAPSAAVDFQGHDFSFRGMPGLEAAAASGAAHLLSFTGSDSLVSEDWIRYFYPDDSGEPILASVAATEHSVMCAGTRESEDDTYRRLLELYPNGIVSVVSDTFDLWRVLTETLPALRERIMGRDGTLVIRPDSGDPETILCGTGIDDSPAGRGVVRLLWETFGGTVNEAGYRVLDPHVGVIYGDSITHDRADAITARLASLGFVSTTVVFGVGSYTYQYVTRDTFSSAVKATYVEIDGRGRDIFKDPVTDSGTKRSARGRLAVLRDDAGELYVQQQATPEQEAASELAEVWRDGEFLRREGFAAIRARLRAQPRSAATELARNYTGLPVAELGRIPAER; encoded by the coding sequence ATGTTTCGCAATATCGTCGACCCCCTGTTCCTGACCGACGCCTACAAGCTGGACCACCGCCGCCAGTACCCGCCGGGCACCACCCGCGTGTACTCCAATCTGACCCACCGCGCCTCGCGCATCCCCGGTGTCGGCCAGGTCGTGCACTTCGGTCTGCAAGCCTTCATCCAGGATGTGCTGACCGACGCCTTCGGCCGCTTCTTCGCCGCCGACGTCGAGCAGGTGTGCGCCGAGTACGAGCGCCGCGTCACCGCCGTCGTGGGACCGAATGTCATTGGCAGTGCGCACATTCGCGCCCTGCACGCACTGGGCTACCTGCCGCTGTCGATCCGCTCGCTGCCGGAGGGGACGGCCGTCCCGATCAAGGTGCCGGTGCTGACCGTGGAGAACACCCACCCGGACTTCTTCTGGCTGACCAACTACATCGAGACCGCGCTGTCGGCGGCCGTCTGGCAACCGTCCACCTCGGCCACCACCGCCTGGCGGCTGCGCCGGCTGCTGGAGGAGCGCGCCCGCGCCACCGGTGCGCCGAGCGCGGCCGTGGACTTCCAAGGCCACGACTTCTCCTTCCGCGGCATGCCCGGCCTGGAGGCGGCCGCCGCGTCGGGCGCGGCACACCTGCTGTCGTTCACCGGCTCGGATTCGCTGGTGTCGGAGGATTGGATCCGCTACTTCTACCCCGACGACTCGGGCGAGCCGATCCTGGCTTCCGTTGCGGCGACCGAACATTCGGTCATGTGCGCGGGCACCCGGGAATCGGAGGACGACACCTACCGGCGACTGCTGGAGCTGTACCCGAACGGCATCGTGTCGGTGGTCAGCGACACCTTCGACCTGTGGCGGGTGCTGACCGAAACCCTGCCCGCCCTGCGCGAGCGCATCATGGGCCGCGACGGCACCCTGGTGATCCGGCCCGACTCGGGCGATCCGGAGACCATTCTGTGCGGGACCGGGATCGACGACAGCCCCGCCGGACGCGGCGTGGTGCGACTGCTGTGGGAGACCTTCGGCGGCACCGTGAACGAGGCCGGCTACCGGGTGCTGGACCCGCATGTCGGTGTCATCTACGGCGATTCGATCACCCACGATCGCGCCGACGCCATCACCGCCCGGCTGGCGAGCCTGGGATTCGTCTCCACCACAGTGGTTTTCGGCGTCGGGTCGTACACCTATCAGTACGTCACCCGCGACACCTTCTCCTCGGCGGTGAAGGCCACCTATGTGGAGATCGACGGGCGGGGGCGCGACATCTTCAAGGATCCGGTCACCGATTCGGGCACCAAGCGCTCGGCGCGCGGACGGCTGGCGGTGCTGCGCGACGACGCGGGCGAGCTGTACGTCCAGCAGCAGGCCACGCCCGAGCAGGAGGCGGCGAGCGAACTGGCGGAGGTGTGGCGGGACGGTGAGTTCCTGCGCCGCGAGGGGTTCGCCGCGATCCGGGCGCGGCTGCGTGCGCAGCCCCGTTCGGCGGCAACCGAACTCGCGCGGAACTACACCGGCCTGCCGGTCGCCGAACTCGGCCGGATCCCGGCAGAGCGCTGA
- the rplL gene encoding 50S ribosomal protein L7/L12 → MAKMTIDELLDVFKQMTLLELSEFLKAFEEQFGVTAAAPVAVMPAVDAGPAEAAEEQSEFDVILESFGDKKIQVIKAMREVIPGLGLKEAKDLVEAAPKAVLEKIEQGPAETAKLKLEAAGARVSLR, encoded by the coding sequence ATGGCCAAGATGACGATCGATGAATTGCTCGATGTGTTCAAACAGATGACCCTGCTCGAGCTATCGGAATTCCTGAAGGCGTTCGAGGAACAGTTCGGCGTGACGGCGGCGGCGCCGGTGGCCGTCATGCCCGCCGTCGACGCCGGTCCCGCCGAAGCCGCCGAGGAGCAGAGCGAATTCGATGTGATCCTGGAATCCTTCGGGGACAAGAAGATTCAGGTCATCAAGGCCATGCGCGAGGTGATTCCCGGCCTGGGTCTCAAGGAGGCCAAGGATCTGGTCGAAGCCGCGCCCAAGGCGGTGCTGGAGAAGATCGAGCAGGGCCCGGCCGAGACCGCGAAGCTCAAATTGGAGGCGGCCGGCGCCCGCGTCAGCCTGCGTTGA